One Engystomops pustulosus chromosome 11, aEngPut4.maternal, whole genome shotgun sequence DNA window includes the following coding sequences:
- the DDX21 gene encoding nucleolar RNA helicase 2 isoform X2 produces MPGLLQMEDMESCNGEVKTPKLKKKKHAESSPEAAEQMDEEQEEDKAPKVKKSKKKKEKNEQEQVNDEEKISETPKSKKMKRKIQNGEAEEPNFVHEPNLNGEVTEDCNNNKKTPKLKKKKKRAEEESPPEAAEPINNTPAEIAAPKVKKTKKKKMETEQEKSESEETSVSQLKMNGKQNGTRLELKKTSASENANLESKSNGAPPAKRVKLTPEVEKSDEEAKSDDEETALEKKQGDFSNFPICNETVKNLKAKGVTYLFPIQVKTFNTCYNDIDVVVQSRTGTGKTLSFAIPVIERLLQDKSPLQRGRPPRVLVLTPTRELAIQIQNEIVSISRKLTTCCFYGGTPYQRQVTLINSGIDILVGTPGRVNDLIQNYKLNLSVLKHVVLDEVDMMLDMGFAEQVEEILKVRYKPDHNENPQTLLFSATCPDWMYNVAKKYMKPKYEKIDLVGHRSQRAAITVEHLAIECNRFQKPMVLGDVIQVYSGSHGKTIVFCDSKLEAHELSTNCPSLKQSAKALHGDLQQKEREVILKGFRGGAFNVLIATNVAARGLDIPEVDLVIIYSAPKEADAYVHRSGRTGRAGRTGICISFYEPRDRYLLNNVEWNTGIKFKRVGIPSALNVAKSSSTDAIKSLDSVPLDVIENFKPYAEELIEKKGALEALAAALAHISGAASMAQRSLLNMETGFVTVLLECSVSIHSPSFVWRALKEQMGEEIDSKIHRMVLLKNSTGACFDVQPETLKQMEDSFKNSKRWTLSVAKELPELVESRRDSGGRGGRGFGGRGFGGRGNSFGGGNRGSFRRGGDRRGGDRRGGFRRRT; encoded by the exons AAAATCTCTGAAACTCCCAAATCCAAGAAGATGAAAAGAAAAATCCAAAATGGGGAAGCGGAGGAACCTAATTTCGTGCACGAACCTAATCTCAACGGAGAGGTGACCGAAGATTGTAACAACAATAAAAAG ACACCGAAACTGAAGAAAAAGAAGAAGCGTGCCGAAGAAGAGTCTCCTCCTGAAGCAGCTGAGCCAATAAATAACACGCCTGCAGAAATTGCAGCTCCTAAAGTGAAAAAAACgaagaagaaaaaaatggaaactgagCAGGAAAAATCGGAATCAGAAGAAACGTCAGTATCGCAACTAAAGATGAATGGCAAACAG AATGGTACACGATTGGAACTAAAGAAAACCTCTGCTAGTGAGAACGCAAACTTGGAAAGCAAATCTAATGGGGCCCCGCCGGCAAAGAGAGTAAAACTGACTCCCGAGGTGGAAAAGAGTGATGAGGAAGCGAAATCTGATGATGAG gagaCCGCCTTGGAGAAAAAGCAAGGCGACTTTTCTAATTTTCCTATTTGTAATGAAACCGTCAAAAATTTGAAAG CTAAAGGAGTCACCTACCTGTTTCCTATTCAGGTTAAAACCTTCAATACTTGTTACAATGATATAGATGTTGTTGTCCAGTCTCGCACTGGTACAGGCAAAACCTTATCATTTGCCATCCCTGTCATTGAGAGACTGCTCCAAGATAAAAGTCCATTGCAGCGTGGACGACCCCCCAGG GTGCTTGTCCTTACACCAACCAGAGAACTTGCAATTCAGATTCAGAATGAAATTGTGAGCATTTCCAGAAAGCTGACAACTTGCTGTTTCTATGGAGGAACACCTTATCAGAGACAAG TGACTTTAATAAACTCTGGAATCGATATTCTGGTTGGGACCCCTGGCCGTGTGAACGATCTTATCCAGAACTACAAACTGAATCTCTCGGTTCTCAAGCATGTGGTCTTGGATGAGGTTGACATGATGTTGGACATGGGGTTTGCAGAACAAGTTGAAGAAATATTAAAAGTCCGTTATAAACCTG ATCATAATgagaacccacagactcttctcTTCTCTGCAACCTGCCCTGATTGGATGTACAATGTTGCCAAGAAATACATgaagccaaagtatgaaaagattGACCTTGTTGGACACCGTAGTCAGCGGGCTGCCATCACTGTTGAA CATTTGGCCATTGAATGTAACAGATTTCAGAAACCTATGGTCCTGGGTGATGTGATTCAGGTTTACAGTGGAAGCCATGGGAAAACCATTGTCTTCTGTGACTCCAAGCTGGAAGCTCATGAGTTGTCCACAAATTGTCCCTCATTAAAACAA TCTGCTAAAGCATTACATGGAGATCTTCAGCAAAAAGAGCGTGAAGTCATCTTgaaaggttttagaggaggagctTTCAATGTATTAATTGCAACCAATGTTGCTGCCCGCGGCTTAGACATTCCAGAAGTCGACCTTGTGATCATATATTCCGCACCAAAG GAAGCTGATGCTTACGTGCACCGTTCAGGGCGTACAGGAAGAGCCGGTCGCACCGGAATCTGTATTTCTTTTTATGAACCCAGAGACAGATACCTTTTAAACAATGTTGAGTGGAATACG GGAATCAAATTCAAGAGAGTTGGAATCCCATCCGCTTTGAACGTTGCCAAGTCCTCCAGCACTGATGCCATAAA GTCATTGGACTCTGTCCCGCTTGATGTTATTGAAAATTTTAAACCATACGCTGAAGAGCTCATTGAGAAGAAAGGCGCCTTGGAAGCTCTGGCAGCAGCGTTGGCTCATATTTCTGGCGCCGCCTCCATGGCACAGCGATCACTTCTCAACATGGAGACG GGCTTTGTTACTGTCCTGTTGGAGTGTTCCGTGTCCATCCACAGCCCTAGCTTTGTCTGGCGTGCATTGAAAGAACAAATGGGAGAAGAAATTGATTCAAAAATACACAGAATGGTCCTTCTAAAGAATTCCACG GGGGCGTGCTTTGATGTTCAGCCAGAAACTCTGAAGCAAATGGAG GATTCGTTTAAGAATTCTAAACGTTGGACACTTTCGGTCGCAAAAGAATTACCTGAGCTGGTAGAATCAAGGAGGGACAGCGggggcagaggaggaagaggtttTGGAGGAAGAGGTTTTGGAGGCCGAGGAAACTCTTTTGGTGGTGGCAACAGAGGTTCTTTCcggagaggaggagacagacgtGGTGGGGACAGACGTGGAGGATTTAGAAGACGGACCTAA
- the KIFBP gene encoding KIF-binding protein isoform X1: MADSWNLACDSYQRAITASEIESKTDPENEPYRSKYRARELLREVRALLGVEEEGGGGSREEDGDAGRLQAARLAVTEFRLGVNHTETEELSAGEEHLVRAVRLLERYRLAHDCVSVYIQAQNNLGILWADRGEIIIAQTYLESAESLYCHYMKKSGKPPVDPDEHFTSEEKRLTEQERAKRFEKVYTHTLYYLAQVYKHLKQDEKAAQYCHTTLQRQLEYDGYNPVEWAINAATLSQYYLGKQCYMEARHCLAAADVVFSKAGQVPSSEAAKETDEAEQERLDHLRQKKAEIARCWVKYCLNLLADARKKLEDNIGELDIDLQEELKAERKKQEDEKEKGRKKAVLFGSSDIYDSILAVEEKAECSLPLDFKEAREVFLVGQNYINEAKEYFQLDGHVTDHIEVIQDHSALFKVLAFFEEDYERRCKMHKRRIDMLEPLCKELNPQYYLLICRQLQFEIADTYYEMMDLKVAIGNKLDEMDSHTIKKINSLAQSAIKYYEMFLDSLRSPDKKFPEKLEDDVLRPALVAKFHIARLYGKLITADTKKQLENMQTSLSHYTFVVDYCANHEEAIKSVETELELTKEMVALLPARMERLRVQVSSFT, encoded by the exons ATGGCTGACAGCTGGAATCTTGCGTGTGATAGCTATCAGCGGGCCATCACCGCCTCTGAGATCGAGTCCAAGACTGATCCGGAGAATGAGCCGTACCGCTCCAAGTACCGGGCCCGGGAGCTGCTGCGGGAGGTGCGGGCGCTGctgggggtggaggaggagggcggcggcggctcccgggaGGAGGATGGGGATGCCGGCCGGCTGCAGGCTGCTCGTCTGGCCGTCACCGAGTTCAGACTGGGGGTGAATCACACGGAGACGGAGGAGCTGTCCGCGGGAGAGGAGCACCTGGTGAGGGCCGTGCGGTTACTGGAGCGGTACCGCCTGGCACACGACTGCGTCTCCGTCTACATCCAGGCGCAG AATAATCTTGGGATACTTTGGGCTGACAGAGGAGAGATTATCATCGCTCAGACGTACTTGGAGTCTGCAGAGTCCCTGTACTGTCATTATATGAAGAAG TCTGGGAAACCCCCGGTTGATCCTGATGAGCATTTTACCTCTGAGGAGAAGAGACTCACAGAGCAGGAGAGAGCGAAGAG GTTTGAGAAGGTTTATACCCACACACTCTACTATCTGGCACAAGTCTACAAGCACCTGAAGCAGGATGAAAAGGCCGCCCAGTACTGTCACACTACACTCCAGAGGCAACTGGAATATGACGGCTATAACCCTGTGGAGTGGGCCATCAACGCCGCTACGTTATCTCAGTACTACCTGGGGAAG CAATGTTACATGGAGGCCAGGCACTGCCTTGCTGCAGCCGATGTCGTATTCAGCAAAGCTGGACAAGTTCCTTCTTCTGAAGCTGCAAAAGAAA CAGATGAAGCTGAACAGGAGCGTTTGGATCATCTCAGGCAAAAGAAAGCTGAAATTGCCAGATGCTGGGTGAAATATTGCCTCAATTTACTGGCAGATGCACGTAAAAAGCTGGAG GACAATATTGGCGAACTTGATATTGACCTTCAGGAAGAACTTAAAGCTGAACGTAAAAAGCAGGAAGATGAGAAGGAAAAGGGTCGGAAGAAGGCAGTTTTGTTTGGATCGAGTGACATCTATGATTCCATTTTAGCCGTGGAAGAAAAAGCGGAGTGTTCACTACCACTAGACTTTAAGGAAGCCAGGGAGGTTTTCCTTGTGGGGCAGAATTATATTAATGAAGCCAAAGAATACTTTCAGCTTGACGGACACGTCACCGACCACATAGAAGTCATCCAGGACCACAGTGCTCTGTTTAAGGTCCTGGCCTTCTTTGAGGAAGACTATGAACGCCGATGTAAAATGCACAAGCGCAGAATAGATATGCTAGAGCCATTATGTAAAGAGTTAAATCCCCAATACTACCTCCTCATCTGTAGGCAGCTCCAGTTTGAGATAGCCGATACCTATTACGAGATGATGGATTTGAAGGTAGCCATAGGAAATAAACTCGACGAGATGGACTCTCACACCATCAAGAAAATCAACAGTCTAGCGCAGTCCGCCATTAAGTACTATGAGATGTTTTTGGATTCCTTAAGAAGTCCTGATAAGAAGTTTCCGGAGAAATTGGAGGACGACGTCCTCCGTCCTGCATTGGTAGCCAAGTTCCATATTGCACGTCTCTACGGAAAACTCATAACTGCTGACACAAAGAAACAATTGGAAAACATGCAGACGTCCCTGAGCCATTACACATTCGTTGTAGATTATTGCGcaaaccacgaggaggctataaaGTCAGTGGAGACGGAGCTGGAGCTCACCAAAGAGATGGTGGCTCTACTCCCCGCACGTATGGAAAGGTTAAGGGTACAGGTATCCTCCTTTACCTAA
- the KIFBP gene encoding KIF-binding protein isoform X2 — MADSWNLACDSYQRAITASEIESKTDPENEPYRSKYRARELLREVRALLGVEEEGGGGSREEDGDAGRLQAARLAVTEFRLGVNHTETEELSAGEEHLVRAVRLLERYRLAHDCVSVYIQAQNNLGILWADRGEIIIAQTYLESAESLYCHYMKKSGKPPVDPDEHFTSEEKRLTEQERAKRFEKVYTHTLYYLAQVYKHLKQDEKAAQYCHTTLQRQLEYDGYNPVEWAINAATLSQYYLGKQCYMEARHCLAAADVVFSKAGQVPSSEAAKENEAEQERLDHLRQKKAEIARCWVKYCLNLLADARKKLEDNIGELDIDLQEELKAERKKQEDEKEKGRKKAVLFGSSDIYDSILAVEEKAECSLPLDFKEAREVFLVGQNYINEAKEYFQLDGHVTDHIEVIQDHSALFKVLAFFEEDYERRCKMHKRRIDMLEPLCKELNPQYYLLICRQLQFEIADTYYEMMDLKVAIGNKLDEMDSHTIKKINSLAQSAIKYYEMFLDSLRSPDKKFPEKLEDDVLRPALVAKFHIARLYGKLITADTKKQLENMQTSLSHYTFVVDYCANHEEAIKSVETELELTKEMVALLPARMERLRVQVSSFT; from the exons ATGGCTGACAGCTGGAATCTTGCGTGTGATAGCTATCAGCGGGCCATCACCGCCTCTGAGATCGAGTCCAAGACTGATCCGGAGAATGAGCCGTACCGCTCCAAGTACCGGGCCCGGGAGCTGCTGCGGGAGGTGCGGGCGCTGctgggggtggaggaggagggcggcggcggctcccgggaGGAGGATGGGGATGCCGGCCGGCTGCAGGCTGCTCGTCTGGCCGTCACCGAGTTCAGACTGGGGGTGAATCACACGGAGACGGAGGAGCTGTCCGCGGGAGAGGAGCACCTGGTGAGGGCCGTGCGGTTACTGGAGCGGTACCGCCTGGCACACGACTGCGTCTCCGTCTACATCCAGGCGCAG AATAATCTTGGGATACTTTGGGCTGACAGAGGAGAGATTATCATCGCTCAGACGTACTTGGAGTCTGCAGAGTCCCTGTACTGTCATTATATGAAGAAG TCTGGGAAACCCCCGGTTGATCCTGATGAGCATTTTACCTCTGAGGAGAAGAGACTCACAGAGCAGGAGAGAGCGAAGAG GTTTGAGAAGGTTTATACCCACACACTCTACTATCTGGCACAAGTCTACAAGCACCTGAAGCAGGATGAAAAGGCCGCCCAGTACTGTCACACTACACTCCAGAGGCAACTGGAATATGACGGCTATAACCCTGTGGAGTGGGCCATCAACGCCGCTACGTTATCTCAGTACTACCTGGGGAAG CAATGTTACATGGAGGCCAGGCACTGCCTTGCTGCAGCCGATGTCGTATTCAGCAAAGCTGGACAAGTTCCTTCTTCTGAAGCTGCAAAAGAAA ATGAAGCTGAACAGGAGCGTTTGGATCATCTCAGGCAAAAGAAAGCTGAAATTGCCAGATGCTGGGTGAAATATTGCCTCAATTTACTGGCAGATGCACGTAAAAAGCTGGAG GACAATATTGGCGAACTTGATATTGACCTTCAGGAAGAACTTAAAGCTGAACGTAAAAAGCAGGAAGATGAGAAGGAAAAGGGTCGGAAGAAGGCAGTTTTGTTTGGATCGAGTGACATCTATGATTCCATTTTAGCCGTGGAAGAAAAAGCGGAGTGTTCACTACCACTAGACTTTAAGGAAGCCAGGGAGGTTTTCCTTGTGGGGCAGAATTATATTAATGAAGCCAAAGAATACTTTCAGCTTGACGGACACGTCACCGACCACATAGAAGTCATCCAGGACCACAGTGCTCTGTTTAAGGTCCTGGCCTTCTTTGAGGAAGACTATGAACGCCGATGTAAAATGCACAAGCGCAGAATAGATATGCTAGAGCCATTATGTAAAGAGTTAAATCCCCAATACTACCTCCTCATCTGTAGGCAGCTCCAGTTTGAGATAGCCGATACCTATTACGAGATGATGGATTTGAAGGTAGCCATAGGAAATAAACTCGACGAGATGGACTCTCACACCATCAAGAAAATCAACAGTCTAGCGCAGTCCGCCATTAAGTACTATGAGATGTTTTTGGATTCCTTAAGAAGTCCTGATAAGAAGTTTCCGGAGAAATTGGAGGACGACGTCCTCCGTCCTGCATTGGTAGCCAAGTTCCATATTGCACGTCTCTACGGAAAACTCATAACTGCTGACACAAAGAAACAATTGGAAAACATGCAGACGTCCCTGAGCCATTACACATTCGTTGTAGATTATTGCGcaaaccacgaggaggctataaaGTCAGTGGAGACGGAGCTGGAGCTCACCAAAGAGATGGTGGCTCTACTCCCCGCACGTATGGAAAGGTTAAGGGTACAGGTATCCTCCTTTACCTAA
- the DDX21 gene encoding nucleolar RNA helicase 2 isoform X1: MPGLLKIENMESCNGEVKKISETPKSKKMKRKIQNGEAEEPNFVHEPNLNGEVTEDCNNNKKTPKLKKKKKRAEEESPPEAAEPINNTPAEIAAPKVKKTKKKKMETEQEKSESEETSVSQLKMNGKQNGTRLELKKTSASENANLESKSNGAPPAKRVKLTPEVEKSDEEAKSDDEETALEKKQGDFSNFPICNETVKNLKAKGVTYLFPIQVKTFNTCYNDIDVVVQSRTGTGKTLSFAIPVIERLLQDKSPLQRGRPPRVLVLTPTRELAIQIQNEIVSISRKLTTCCFYGGTPYQRQVTLINSGIDILVGTPGRVNDLIQNYKLNLSVLKHVVLDEVDMMLDMGFAEQVEEILKVRYKPDHNENPQTLLFSATCPDWMYNVAKKYMKPKYEKIDLVGHRSQRAAITVEHLAIECNRFQKPMVLGDVIQVYSGSHGKTIVFCDSKLEAHELSTNCPSLKQSAKALHGDLQQKEREVILKGFRGGAFNVLIATNVAARGLDIPEVDLVIIYSAPKEADAYVHRSGRTGRAGRTGICISFYEPRDRYLLNNVEWNTGIKFKRVGIPSALNVAKSSSTDAIKSLDSVPLDVIENFKPYAEELIEKKGALEALAAALAHISGAASMAQRSLLNMETGFVTVLLECSVSIHSPSFVWRALKEQMGEEIDSKIHRMVLLKNSTGACFDVQPETLKQMEDSFKNSKRWTLSVAKELPELVESRRDSGGRGGRGFGGRGFGGRGNSFGGGNRGSFRRGGDRRGGDRRGGFRRRT, from the exons ATGCCTGGATTACTGAAGATCGAGAACATGGAGAGTTGTAACGGCGAGGTGAAG AAAATCTCTGAAACTCCCAAATCCAAGAAGATGAAAAGAAAAATCCAAAATGGGGAAGCGGAGGAACCTAATTTCGTGCACGAACCTAATCTCAACGGAGAGGTGACCGAAGATTGTAACAACAATAAAAAG ACACCGAAACTGAAGAAAAAGAAGAAGCGTGCCGAAGAAGAGTCTCCTCCTGAAGCAGCTGAGCCAATAAATAACACGCCTGCAGAAATTGCAGCTCCTAAAGTGAAAAAAACgaagaagaaaaaaatggaaactgagCAGGAAAAATCGGAATCAGAAGAAACGTCAGTATCGCAACTAAAGATGAATGGCAAACAG AATGGTACACGATTGGAACTAAAGAAAACCTCTGCTAGTGAGAACGCAAACTTGGAAAGCAAATCTAATGGGGCCCCGCCGGCAAAGAGAGTAAAACTGACTCCCGAGGTGGAAAAGAGTGATGAGGAAGCGAAATCTGATGATGAG gagaCCGCCTTGGAGAAAAAGCAAGGCGACTTTTCTAATTTTCCTATTTGTAATGAAACCGTCAAAAATTTGAAAG CTAAAGGAGTCACCTACCTGTTTCCTATTCAGGTTAAAACCTTCAATACTTGTTACAATGATATAGATGTTGTTGTCCAGTCTCGCACTGGTACAGGCAAAACCTTATCATTTGCCATCCCTGTCATTGAGAGACTGCTCCAAGATAAAAGTCCATTGCAGCGTGGACGACCCCCCAGG GTGCTTGTCCTTACACCAACCAGAGAACTTGCAATTCAGATTCAGAATGAAATTGTGAGCATTTCCAGAAAGCTGACAACTTGCTGTTTCTATGGAGGAACACCTTATCAGAGACAAG TGACTTTAATAAACTCTGGAATCGATATTCTGGTTGGGACCCCTGGCCGTGTGAACGATCTTATCCAGAACTACAAACTGAATCTCTCGGTTCTCAAGCATGTGGTCTTGGATGAGGTTGACATGATGTTGGACATGGGGTTTGCAGAACAAGTTGAAGAAATATTAAAAGTCCGTTATAAACCTG ATCATAATgagaacccacagactcttctcTTCTCTGCAACCTGCCCTGATTGGATGTACAATGTTGCCAAGAAATACATgaagccaaagtatgaaaagattGACCTTGTTGGACACCGTAGTCAGCGGGCTGCCATCACTGTTGAA CATTTGGCCATTGAATGTAACAGATTTCAGAAACCTATGGTCCTGGGTGATGTGATTCAGGTTTACAGTGGAAGCCATGGGAAAACCATTGTCTTCTGTGACTCCAAGCTGGAAGCTCATGAGTTGTCCACAAATTGTCCCTCATTAAAACAA TCTGCTAAAGCATTACATGGAGATCTTCAGCAAAAAGAGCGTGAAGTCATCTTgaaaggttttagaggaggagctTTCAATGTATTAATTGCAACCAATGTTGCTGCCCGCGGCTTAGACATTCCAGAAGTCGACCTTGTGATCATATATTCCGCACCAAAG GAAGCTGATGCTTACGTGCACCGTTCAGGGCGTACAGGAAGAGCCGGTCGCACCGGAATCTGTATTTCTTTTTATGAACCCAGAGACAGATACCTTTTAAACAATGTTGAGTGGAATACG GGAATCAAATTCAAGAGAGTTGGAATCCCATCCGCTTTGAACGTTGCCAAGTCCTCCAGCACTGATGCCATAAA GTCATTGGACTCTGTCCCGCTTGATGTTATTGAAAATTTTAAACCATACGCTGAAGAGCTCATTGAGAAGAAAGGCGCCTTGGAAGCTCTGGCAGCAGCGTTGGCTCATATTTCTGGCGCCGCCTCCATGGCACAGCGATCACTTCTCAACATGGAGACG GGCTTTGTTACTGTCCTGTTGGAGTGTTCCGTGTCCATCCACAGCCCTAGCTTTGTCTGGCGTGCATTGAAAGAACAAATGGGAGAAGAAATTGATTCAAAAATACACAGAATGGTCCTTCTAAAGAATTCCACG GGGGCGTGCTTTGATGTTCAGCCAGAAACTCTGAAGCAAATGGAG GATTCGTTTAAGAATTCTAAACGTTGGACACTTTCGGTCGCAAAAGAATTACCTGAGCTGGTAGAATCAAGGAGGGACAGCGggggcagaggaggaagaggtttTGGAGGAAGAGGTTTTGGAGGCCGAGGAAACTCTTTTGGTGGTGGCAACAGAGGTTCTTTCcggagaggaggagacagacgtGGTGGGGACAGACGTGGAGGATTTAGAAGACGGACCTAA